In Gammaproteobacteria bacterium, the sequence TCCGCATCTTCCCGGAGATGTGCCCAAGGACGATGTGCCCGTTCTCCAGCTTCACCCTGAACATCGCGTTGGGGAGGGTCTCCACGATCTCCCCCTGCAT encodes:
- the infA gene encoding translation initiation factor IF-1, which produces MQGEIVETLPNAMFRVKLENGHIVLGHISGKMRMHYIRILPGDKVTVELTPYDLTKARITFRAK